A region of Rhodoferax potami DNA encodes the following proteins:
- the dinB gene encoding DNA polymerase IV — protein sequence MLAEMPNDLPPPAPPAAAVRRVAHLDMDAFYASVELLRYPQLKGLPVVIGGGRRHADDALLVKHADTPLHEIPVAEFPLLEGYTGRGVITTATYAARQFGVGSAMGLMKAAKLCPQAILLPVDFAQYRHYSQRFKAIITEIAPVMENRGVDEVYIDFTGVPGGQRQGGRSLAKLIQKAIFDDTGLTCSVGVAPNKLLAKMASEFNKPNGIAIVQESDLETMIWPLACRKINGIGPKADEKLKKHGVETIGQLAAKDLQWLMDTFGPRTGAWLHAAAHGQDDRPVETESEPVSMSRETTFDRDLHAVRDKAELGAIFTRLCEQVAEDLQRKGYVGKTIGIKLRFDDFKSVTRDMTIAHYTADAAEIRRIAGQCLKRAPLQRRLRLLGVKVGALAALDPLHAASKKREATPETGWLFD from the coding sequence ATGCTCGCCGAAATGCCGAACGATCTGCCCCCCCCTGCCCCGCCTGCAGCAGCTGTGCGGCGTGTTGCGCACCTGGACATGGATGCGTTTTATGCCTCGGTCGAGTTGCTGCGCTACCCGCAACTCAAAGGGCTGCCCGTGGTGATTGGCGGCGGGCGGCGGCATGCGGATGACGCGCTGTTGGTCAAGCACGCCGACACGCCGCTGCACGAAATTCCGGTCGCAGAGTTCCCCCTTCTAGAGGGCTATACCGGGCGCGGCGTCATTACCACCGCCACCTATGCCGCGCGCCAGTTCGGCGTAGGCTCGGCCATGGGCCTGATGAAGGCCGCCAAGCTATGCCCGCAGGCCATTTTGTTGCCGGTGGACTTTGCACAGTACCGGCACTACTCACAACGATTCAAGGCCATCATCACCGAAATAGCCCCGGTGATGGAAAACCGCGGGGTCGATGAGGTGTATATCGACTTTACCGGGGTGCCCGGCGGCCAGCGCCAAGGGGGCAGGAGCTTGGCAAAGCTGATCCAAAAGGCAATCTTTGATGACACCGGCCTCACCTGCTCGGTAGGCGTGGCACCCAACAAGCTACTGGCCAAAATGGCCAGCGAATTCAACAAGCCCAATGGCATTGCCATCGTCCAGGAGAGCGACCTGGAGACCATGATCTGGCCCTTGGCCTGCCGCAAGATCAATGGCATAGGCCCCAAAGCCGACGAAAAGCTCAAAAAACACGGCGTGGAAACCATTGGCCAACTGGCCGCCAAAGATTTGCAATGGCTGATGGACACCTTTGGCCCCCGCACCGGCGCCTGGCTGCACGCTGCTGCCCACGGGCAAGACGACCGGCCGGTAGAAACCGAGAGCGAGCCGGTCAGCATGAGCCGCGAGACGACCTTTGACCGTGATTTGCATGCGGTGCGCGACAAGGCCGAACTGGGAGCCATCTTCACCCGCTTGTGCGAGCAGGTTGCCGAGGACCTGCAACGCAAAGGCTACGTGGGTAAAACCATCGGCATCAAATTGCGCTTTGACGACTTCAAGAGCGTCACCCGCGACATGACCATCGCTCACTACACCGCCGACGCGGCAGAAATTCGCCGTATTGCCGGCCAATGCCTCAAACGCGCTCCGCTGCAACGTCGGCTCAGGTTGCTTGGAGTGAAAGTGGGCGCGCTGGCTGCATTAGACCCGTTGCACGCTGCTTCAAAGAAGCGTGAAGCTACCCCAGAGACTGGTTGGCTTTTCGACTGA
- a CDS encoding sensor domain-containing protein, with the protein MPFSKLATLDHDALLALLHAIPQPVFIKNAVGELIYVNKAWQTQLGAPAGNGNPQTGFNAEQIRFFTEQDQQAFQQGRTITQEDLFKLESELSARHIQTTLTPVFDPSGKPAFVVGTSIDVTEQHQLQQQNAAERSLLEMLASSVPLVDIMSEFIARFEHIFPGAIGSVLLMDEEERHLLHGAAPSLPAEYNQAIHGAPIGPRAGSCGTAAFLGEEVVVSDITSDPLWTDYRELATKHQLRACWSMPIRSTKGRVLGTFANYYREPRVPTVSELQATRRSAYLLSLAIESDKNERKIQRDQRALVAAGLYRQAILDSMVDGLVTVDRTGKVHTFNNAACRMMGLDAVTEQPQHLNDLLGTTLPADGQGHLELLHAAESAQGGNFEVGGLDKEGELRPISLSASKIPFSEPETFVVTLRDITQQRHDEEEIRRLAFYDPLTNLPNRRLLMDRVRQAMINSARHGRHGALMFLDLDHFKLLNDTLGHDVGDELLQQVATRLRMCVREGDSVARLGGDEFVVLLEDLSPNPNEAASHAEFVAHKILDMLAQPYRMRGHLHNSTPSIGIVVFFEDHETIDELLKKADVAMYQAKSAGRNTARFFDPVMQAAAATHAAMAQEIKAGIERNEFVLHYQVQIDARGHCTGAEALVRWNHRVRGLVSPEQFIPLAEETGTILPLGYWVLDSACQQLAAWSRNPATAHWTLAVNVSAAQLAQSGFVDSVKKALLHSQAPATQLKLELTESMLANDMESIITKMMDIKALGVNFSLDDFGTGYSSLSYLKRLPLSQLKIDKSFVRDVLTDPSDAVIARTVVALGHSLGLTVIAEGVETPEQRDALAAMQCDAFQGYFFGRPVPPEALMADRAIQLPSP; encoded by the coding sequence ATGCCCTTCTCCAAACTCGCGACGCTGGATCACGATGCGCTGTTAGCTCTGCTGCATGCCATCCCACAGCCGGTGTTCATCAAGAACGCCGTTGGAGAACTGATTTACGTCAACAAGGCGTGGCAGACCCAGCTGGGCGCCCCGGCGGGTAACGGGAATCCGCAAACCGGGTTTAACGCGGAGCAAATCCGGTTCTTTACCGAGCAAGACCAGCAGGCCTTTCAACAAGGGCGAACCATCACCCAAGAGGACTTGTTCAAGCTGGAAAGCGAGCTCTCTGCGCGGCACATTCAAACAACGCTGACGCCGGTATTTGACCCCTCCGGCAAGCCCGCCTTTGTGGTGGGCACCAGCATCGACGTCACCGAGCAGCACCAGTTGCAGCAGCAAAACGCGGCCGAGAGAAGCCTGCTGGAGATGCTGGCCTCCAGCGTGCCGCTGGTGGACATCATGTCGGAATTTATTGCGCGGTTCGAGCACATTTTCCCGGGCGCTATCGGCTCAGTGTTGCTGATGGATGAGGAAGAGCGGCATCTGCTGCATGGCGCAGCGCCCAGCCTGCCGGCCGAATACAACCAAGCTATCCATGGCGCGCCCATCGGCCCACGGGCGGGCTCTTGTGGCACTGCCGCGTTTTTGGGTGAAGAAGTGGTGGTCTCGGACATCACCAGTGACCCGCTCTGGACCGACTACCGGGAACTGGCCACAAAGCATCAGCTGAGGGCCTGCTGGTCCATGCCGATTCGCTCGACCAAGGGCCGAGTGCTCGGCACTTTTGCGAACTATTACCGGGAGCCCCGCGTTCCGACGGTCAGTGAGCTGCAAGCGACGCGACGCAGTGCTTATTTGTTGAGCCTGGCGATTGAGAGCGATAAAAACGAACGAAAAATCCAGCGGGATCAGCGTGCGCTGGTGGCTGCAGGCCTGTACCGGCAAGCCATTCTGGACAGCATGGTGGACGGACTGGTCACCGTGGACCGCACGGGAAAGGTTCACACCTTTAACAACGCTGCGTGCCGCATGATGGGGTTGGATGCGGTGACCGAGCAACCGCAGCACCTGAACGATCTTTTGGGCACAACGCTGCCGGCAGATGGGCAAGGGCACCTCGAACTGCTGCATGCGGCAGAAAGCGCGCAAGGCGGCAACTTTGAGGTGGGCGGGCTCGACAAGGAGGGCGAGTTGCGGCCTATCAGCCTGTCGGCCTCCAAAATACCGTTTTCAGAACCCGAAACCTTTGTGGTGACGCTGCGGGACATTACCCAACAACGCCACGACGAGGAAGAAATCCGGCGACTGGCTTTTTATGACCCTTTGACCAACCTGCCCAACCGCCGCTTGCTGATGGACCGGGTTCGGCAAGCGATGATCAACAGTGCACGCCACGGGCGCCATGGCGCGCTGATGTTTCTGGACCTCGACCATTTCAAGCTGCTCAACGACACCTTGGGCCATGATGTGGGCGATGAGCTCTTGCAACAGGTGGCGACCCGTTTGCGCATGTGTGTCCGCGAGGGCGACAGCGTGGCACGCTTGGGCGGCGATGAATTTGTGGTGTTGCTGGAAGACCTGAGCCCCAACCCCAACGAAGCGGCGAGCCATGCCGAGTTTGTGGCCCACAAGATCCTGGATATGCTGGCGCAACCCTACCGCATGCGCGGACACCTGCACAACAGCACGCCGAGCATCGGGATCGTGGTGTTTTTCGAAGACCATGAAACGATTGATGAGCTGCTCAAAAAAGCTGACGTTGCCATGTACCAGGCGAAGTCGGCCGGACGAAATACGGCCCGCTTTTTCGACCCGGTGATGCAAGCCGCCGCCGCGACCCATGCGGCGATGGCGCAAGAAATCAAGGCGGGTATCGAACGGAATGAATTTGTGCTGCATTACCAGGTCCAAATCGACGCCCGCGGCCACTGCACCGGGGCAGAGGCCTTGGTGCGCTGGAACCACAGGGTCAGGGGGTTGGTGTCGCCGGAACAATTCATTCCCCTGGCCGAAGAAACCGGCACGATCTTGCCCCTGGGTTACTGGGTGTTGGACTCTGCGTGCCAGCAGTTGGCGGCATGGAGCCGCAACCCCGCCACCGCCCACTGGACGTTGGCGGTCAACGTCAGTGCCGCGCAACTGGCCCAATCGGGTTTTGTAGACAGCGTGAAGAAGGCTTTGCTGCACAGCCAAGCGCCCGCCACCCAACTGAAACTGGAGTTGACAGAAAGTATGCTGGCCAATGATATGGAGAGCATCATTACCAAGATGATGGATATCAAGGCACTGGGTGTGAACTTTTCGCTGGATGATTTCGGCACCGGCTACTCGTCACTCTCTTACCTGAAGCGCTTACCGCTGTCCCAACTCAAGATCGACAAATCGTTTGTGCGGGATGTGCTCACCGACCCGAGCGACGCGGTGATCGCCCGCACCGTGGTGGCACTCGGTCATAGCCTGGGCCTGACCGTCATTGCCGAGGGCGTGGAAACCCCGGAACAAAGAGACGCATTGGCGGCCATGCAGTGCGATGCCTTTCAGGGGTATTTTTTCGGCAGGCCGGTACCACCAGAGGCACTCATGGCAGACAGGGCGATACAACTCCCTAGCCCATAA
- a CDS encoding TRAP transporter substrate-binding protein, translating into MTLHAELCRRAARMLSQAVLICLGLALAWLPVTGHASAPLKLRIVGGLAGVNQYVQHEEPFWSQELARLSGGKYSAEIAPFDRSGIPAEEMLRLMSLGVIPFGTALLSAASAQHPMLGAMDLSGLNPDMTSLKRHVASFRPLLQKTLREKHGIEVLAVYTYPAQILFCKKPLASLRELEKRRIRVSSPSQADLIQGLGGVPVLVGFGQMLTHLQSGNTECAITGTMSGNTIGLPDITSHMYNLPFTWGLAVFGANTTAWNALPSDLKALLRKELTRVETNIWNASERETADGLACNRGDPSCERGRPGKMIQIEPSSDDIKLVRELVKTTVLPRWQQRCNQHCREMWESTIGSVPSDIPLPNSR; encoded by the coding sequence TTGACACTACACGCTGAGTTGTGCCGCCGCGCCGCACGGATGCTGAGTCAAGCGGTCTTGATCTGCCTCGGGCTGGCATTGGCCTGGTTGCCAGTGACTGGTCACGCATCTGCCCCGCTCAAGCTCAGGATCGTCGGCGGGCTGGCTGGTGTGAACCAATACGTTCAACATGAAGAGCCGTTTTGGTCGCAAGAGCTGGCGCGCCTGAGCGGCGGCAAGTACAGCGCGGAAATAGCACCCTTCGACCGCTCAGGCATTCCGGCAGAGGAAATGTTACGTTTGATGTCGCTAGGTGTCATTCCCTTCGGCACCGCGCTGCTCAGTGCCGCCTCCGCACAGCATCCCATGCTGGGCGCCATGGATCTGTCGGGCTTGAATCCGGACATGACCAGTCTGAAACGGCATGTAGCAAGTTTCCGCCCCTTGCTGCAAAAAACATTGCGCGAAAAACACGGTATCGAAGTCCTGGCGGTTTACACCTATCCGGCCCAAATCTTGTTCTGCAAAAAGCCATTGGCCAGCCTTCGAGAGTTGGAAAAACGGCGTATCCGCGTCTCATCGCCCAGCCAAGCAGATCTGATTCAAGGCTTGGGGGGCGTGCCGGTTTTGGTGGGCTTCGGGCAAATGCTGACGCACCTGCAATCCGGCAACACCGAATGCGCCATCACCGGCACGATGTCGGGCAACACCATCGGCCTGCCTGACATCACCAGCCACATGTACAACCTGCCGTTTACTTGGGGACTGGCTGTTTTCGGTGCGAATACCACGGCCTGGAATGCGCTGCCCTCTGACCTGAAAGCACTGCTGAGAAAAGAGCTCACAAGGGTGGAAACCAACATCTGGAATGCCAGTGAACGCGAGACAGCAGACGGCCTCGCCTGCAACCGCGGCGACCCCAGCTGCGAGCGTGGCCGCCCCGGGAAAATGATCCAGATCGAGCCCAGCTCTGACGACATCAAACTTGTCAGGGAGCTCGTCAAAACCACGGTCTTGCCGCGTTGGCAACAACGCTGCAATCAGCACTGCCGCGAAATGTGGGAGAGCACCATCGGGTCGGTCCCCAGCGACATACCTTTACCGAACAGCCGCTGA
- a CDS encoding methyl-accepting chemotaxis protein, which yields MRVNLPVTQREYDYPADRMLVSMTDSKGVITHCNHAFVETSGFTYEELIGQNHNLVRHPDMPPAAYRDMWNTIGHGHPWTALVKNRRKDGDHYWVQANVTPVLENGKPKGYMSVRVKPSRQEIAAAEALYAQLRDEEKSGKSTVYLRGGHVRYRGIRGWAGALGRMNLTTRLGLALVGMVCLGMVPDILGLQGSTLFWAQLASLIVGAAGVITWFRVRLSAGMGAAQQFAYDLAGCNLRSSVNSDYPPPLGDMIGALRQIQINLRAVVGDVREEVDILTKSANEIASGSMDLSGRTESQASSLEETAASMEELSSTVKQTADTASRVAEQSARSTQAASNGGEVVHKVIQSMEEIDRSSSKMRDIIGVIEGIAFQTNILALNAAVEAARAGEQGRGFAVVAGEVRALAQRSATAAKEIRELIAQSSEQISEGSNQMRSAGETIDHVVAQVQEVGNLINMITNAAKEQAIGIAQVNEAVTQLDTVTQQNAALAEESAASADGLTDSTASVARAIQVFQLP from the coding sequence ATGCGTGTGAACTTACCGGTGACTCAGCGCGAGTACGACTATCCCGCCGATCGAATGCTGGTGTCGATGACCGACAGCAAAGGCGTCATCACCCATTGCAACCACGCTTTTGTGGAGACCAGCGGATTCACCTACGAGGAGCTCATTGGCCAGAACCACAATCTGGTGCGCCATCCGGATATGCCGCCCGCTGCCTACCGGGATATGTGGAACACCATTGGCCACGGCCACCCATGGACCGCCCTGGTGAAAAACCGACGCAAAGACGGTGACCACTATTGGGTGCAAGCCAACGTCACACCGGTTCTGGAAAACGGCAAACCCAAGGGCTATATGTCGGTGCGGGTCAAACCAAGCCGCCAGGAAATCGCTGCGGCCGAGGCTCTTTACGCGCAGTTGCGGGATGAAGAAAAGTCAGGAAAGTCCACCGTCTATTTGCGGGGCGGACATGTGCGCTACCGCGGAATCAGGGGCTGGGCCGGTGCCTTGGGCCGCATGAATCTGACCACCCGCCTGGGTCTGGCGCTTGTCGGGATGGTGTGCCTCGGCATGGTTCCAGATATTTTAGGTTTGCAGGGCAGCACGCTGTTCTGGGCGCAGTTGGCCTCTTTGATTGTTGGGGCTGCAGGGGTCATCACATGGTTCAGGGTCCGCTTATCCGCAGGAATGGGAGCGGCTCAACAGTTCGCTTATGACCTTGCCGGTTGCAACCTGCGCAGCTCCGTTAACAGCGACTATCCGCCGCCCTTGGGCGACATGATTGGTGCGCTGCGCCAGATCCAGATCAACCTGCGCGCGGTGGTGGGGGATGTGCGCGAAGAGGTGGACATCCTGACCAAATCCGCCAATGAAATTGCATCGGGCAGCATGGATTTGTCAGGCCGCACCGAATCCCAGGCCAGCAGCTTGGAAGAAACAGCAGCCTCGATGGAAGAGCTCTCCAGCACCGTCAAACAAACCGCAGACACCGCCAGCCGAGTCGCCGAGCAAAGCGCGCGCAGCACCCAAGCAGCATCCAATGGCGGCGAGGTAGTCCACAAGGTGATTCAGTCCATGGAAGAGATAGACCGCTCCTCCAGCAAAATGCGCGACATCATCGGCGTGATCGAGGGGATTGCCTTCCAGACCAACATCCTTGCGCTGAACGCTGCGGTTGAAGCGGCCCGTGCGGGTGAGCAAGGCCGGGGCTTTGCGGTGGTGGCCGGCGAAGTGCGGGCATTGGCCCAGCGCAGCGCGACAGCCGCCAAAGAAATCCGGGAGCTGATTGCCCAGTCGTCCGAGCAGATTTCTGAAGGCTCCAACCAAATGCGCAGTGCCGGCGAAACCATCGACCATGTGGTGGCCCAGGTCCAGGAAGTGGGCAACCTCATCAACATGATCACCAATGCCGCCAAGGAGCAGGCTATCGGGATCGCCCAAGTCAACGAGGCGGTGACCCAGCTGGACACCGTGACCCAACAAAATGCCGCCTTGGCCGAAGAGTCTGCCGCCTCCGCGGACGGACTCACAGACAGCACCGCCTCGGTTGCCCGGGCCATCCAGGTATTCCAGCTACCATAG